A genome region from Candidatus Thermoplasmatota archaeon includes the following:
- a CDS encoding zinc-ribbon domain-containing protein, whose protein sequence is MVDCKECGESIPEGKNFCPNCGEKIIRVKGEIEYEEYHLRKNRHTARSVLYFGIIFMSISLLFPLLLPVTIPVSAGDGSGTYYYQVMTWNVVSASVSIIAVFVIVLGALWMMHIDWHMGKRLTSQFEEGRRK, encoded by the coding sequence TTGGTAGACTGTAAAGAATGCGGGGAATCCATTCCGGAGGGAAAGAACTTCTGTCCGAATTGCGGGGAGAAGATCATTCGTGTGAAGGGCGAGATAGAATACGAGGAATATCACCTCAGGAAGAATAGGCATACAGCGAGATCGGTGTTGTATTTCGGTATCATCTTCATGTCGATATCACTGCTGTTCCCCCTTCTTCTACCAGTTACGATACCAGTCTCTGCTGGTGATGGTTCGGGAACTTATTATTATCAGGTGATGACATGGAATGTTGTCTCGGCCTCGGTGTCCATTATTGCTGTCTTTGTCATAGTTCTGGGAGCTCTATGGATGATGCACATCGACTGGCACATGGGAAAGAGATTGACGAGCCAGTTTGAGGAAGGCCGTAGAAAATAA